In Bacillus cytotoxicus NVH 391-98, the following are encoded in one genomic region:
- a CDS encoding DUF309 domain-containing protein encodes MKYNAADYDTCHDWLEEMWLEERSNLFLKGLLQLVVAQYPSSYGNVKGARLMMEVAEQYLQPYDQFIGI; translated from the coding sequence GTGAAATATAACGCAGCAGATTATGATACATGTCATGATTGGTTAGAAGAAATGTGGTTGGAAGAGCGCAGTAATCTGTTTCTTAAAGGATTATTACAATTAGTAGTTGCTCAGTATCCTTCTAGCTACGGAAATGTAAAAGGAGCACGTTTGATGATGGAAGTAGCAGAGCAATATTTACAGCCATACGACCAGTTCATTGGGATTTAG
- a CDS encoding NUDIX hydrolase, which produces MEKRGKVWLAVSGLVVTNDGRWLFVKKKYSGLKGKWSLPAGFVNEGETIDEAVKREVLEETGITAHVKGVIGIRSGVIHDEISDNMIIFLLEPEGEEITVQEEELSEVAFLHPKDIAYDQNTSILIRYLLEGNIGPILEMDMTLNPGKQFGYTAYHVFTAGEKGGENN; this is translated from the coding sequence ATGGAGAAGCGTGGGAAAGTTTGGTTAGCTGTAAGTGGACTAGTAGTGACAAATGATGGAAGATGGCTGTTTGTTAAGAAAAAATATAGTGGATTAAAAGGGAAATGGTCATTACCAGCGGGCTTTGTTAATGAAGGAGAAACAATTGATGAAGCTGTGAAACGAGAAGTTTTAGAAGAGACAGGTATTACGGCACACGTGAAAGGCGTAATTGGTATTCGTTCCGGTGTGATTCATGATGAAATTAGTGATAATATGATTATTTTTCTATTGGAACCGGAAGGGGAAGAGATTACGGTTCAAGAAGAAGAATTGTCGGAAGTGGCATTTTTACACCCAAAAGATATCGCATATGACCAAAATACTTCCATATTAATTCGATATTTATTAGAGGGAAATATAGGACCAATTCTTGAGATGGATATGACACTCAATCCAGGAAAGCAATTCGGATATACAGCATATCATGTATTTACGGCGGGGGAAAAGGGGGGCGAGAACAATTGA
- a CDS encoding NAD(P)/FAD-dependent oxidoreductase, protein MKTPKIVVLGAGYGGMITTVRLQKTLSASEAEITLVNNNSYHYQTTWLHESAAGTLHHDKVRLDIQDVIDTNKVNFVQDTVVEIKAAEKRVILKNSELKYDYLVIGLGFESETFGIKGLKEHAFSITNINTTRQIREHMEYKFAQYATEKRDELVTIVVGGAGFTGIEYVGELANRIPELCKEYDVPREKVRIICVEAAPTALPGFDPELVEYAVKQLEKKGVEFRIGTAIKEATEEGILVANGDDVELIKSETVVWAAGVRGNGIVEESGFEAMRGRVKVDEFMRAPGQENVFMVGDAALIINEEINRPYPPTAQIAIQQGYNIAHNLSVLIRGKGEMKKFVFDNKGSVCSLGHDDAMGVVMGKKLTGWKASFMKKVIDNRYLFLLGGPLLVLKKGKLKFF, encoded by the coding sequence GTGAAAACTCCAAAAATCGTAGTTTTAGGCGCAGGTTATGGTGGGATGATTACGACTGTTCGCCTACAAAAAACATTATCTGCAAGTGAAGCTGAAATTACGCTAGTAAATAACAACAGCTATCACTACCAAACAACTTGGTTACATGAAAGTGCAGCTGGTACTTTACATCATGATAAAGTCCGTCTAGATATTCAAGACGTTATTGATACAAATAAAGTAAACTTTGTGCAAGATACAGTTGTAGAAATTAAAGCGGCTGAAAAACGTGTAATTTTAAAAAATAGCGAGTTAAAGTATGATTACTTAGTCATCGGTCTAGGCTTCGAGTCTGAAACATTTGGTATTAAAGGGTTAAAAGAGCATGCATTCTCTATTACTAACATTAATACCACTCGTCAAATTCGTGAGCATATGGAATATAAATTCGCTCAATATGCGACTGAAAAACGCGATGAATTAGTAACAATCGTTGTAGGTGGCGCAGGATTCACAGGCATCGAGTATGTAGGAGAACTGGCTAATCGAATTCCTGAACTGTGCAAAGAATATGATGTTCCACGTGAGAAAGTACGTATCATCTGTGTAGAAGCTGCTCCAACAGCGCTTCCAGGTTTTGACCCAGAATTAGTTGAATACGCTGTAAAACAGTTAGAGAAAAAAGGCGTAGAATTTCGCATCGGTACAGCAATTAAAGAAGCAACTGAAGAAGGTATTCTTGTTGCAAACGGTGATGATGTAGAATTAATTAAATCTGAAACTGTTGTTTGGGCTGCAGGTGTTCGTGGTAATGGTATTGTAGAAGAGTCTGGATTTGAAGCGATGCGCGGTCGCGTAAAGGTCGATGAATTTATGCGTGCTCCAGGTCAAGAAAATGTATTCATGGTTGGTGACGCAGCATTAATCATCAATGAAGAAATTAACCGTCCATATCCACCGACAGCACAAATTGCAATTCAACAAGGTTACAATATTGCCCACAATTTATCTGTATTAATTCGTGGAAAAGGCGAAATGAAAAAGTTCGTATTTGATAATAAAGGATCTGTATGTTCATTAGGACATGACGATGCAATGGGTGTTGTGATGGGGAAAAAATTAACGGGCTGGAAAGCTTCTTTCATGAAGAAAGTAATTGATAACCGTTACTTATTCCTACTTGGTGGACCTTTATTAGTTCTGAAAAAAGGGAAATTGAAGTTCTTTTAA
- a CDS encoding YuiB family protein: MSIPVLLISMMLFFILFFGIGFLLNMILRATWIMVMIYPIICMFIVNKASVWDYFSKPSETFSSVGTRVSHLGQADLFILSTGFIGAILAGIVIKKLRKSGYQMF, encoded by the coding sequence TTGAGTATACCAGTACTCCTTATTTCAATGATGTTGTTTTTTATTTTGTTTTTTGGAATTGGATTTTTACTTAACATGATTTTACGTGCTACGTGGATAATGGTTATGATTTATCCAATCATTTGCATGTTCATCGTTAATAAAGCAAGCGTTTGGGACTATTTTTCAAAGCCATCAGAAACATTTTCTTCAGTTGGAACAAGGGTATCTCATCTTGGACAAGCGGACCTATTTATTTTATCAACAGGATTCATAGGAGCAATTTTGGCTGGCATTGTAATTAAGAAGCTTCGAAAAAGTGGCTATCAAATGTTTTAA
- a CDS encoding 3D domain-containing protein, with product MLKRYAIRIMMTCLFVTALCVTWKAFTGISFMDIVKTYQESNVKEVHAAERKEQVVPSKEVINALEQANDWSKYRMMEVTATGYTSGAESTGKSPEHPEYGITYSGVKVKRDLYSTIAADLRVFPIGTILFIPGYGYGVVADKGGAIKGNRLDLYYETVQDVYSQWGKKKVNVYVVKMGNGKLTEDELTMLNQDETMQVFRGQYLKQR from the coding sequence ATGTTAAAACGATATGCTATTCGCATTATGATGACTTGTTTATTTGTGACAGCGTTATGTGTAACATGGAAGGCATTCACAGGAATTTCTTTTATGGACATTGTCAAAACATATCAAGAAAGCAATGTAAAAGAAGTGCATGCGGCAGAAAGAAAAGAGCAAGTTGTTCCAAGTAAAGAAGTAATAAATGCTTTAGAACAGGCAAATGACTGGTCTAAATATCGTATGATGGAAGTAACGGCAACTGGATATACGTCAGGTGCTGAATCAACAGGAAAAAGCCCTGAACACCCAGAGTATGGAATTACATATTCAGGGGTCAAAGTGAAAAGGGATTTATATTCTACAATCGCAGCAGATTTACGAGTATTTCCTATTGGAACAATTTTATTTATTCCAGGGTATGGATACGGCGTTGTAGCGGATAAAGGTGGCGCTATAAAGGGAAATAGGCTGGATTTATATTATGAAACTGTTCAGGATGTATACAGCCAATGGGGAAAGAAAAAGGTAAATGTATATGTTGTAAAAATGGGAAATGGTAAATTAACGGAAGATGAGTTAACGATGTTGAATCAAGATGAAACGATGCAAGTATTTCGTGGCCAATATTTGAAACAGAGATAG
- a CDS encoding DUF5391 family protein yields the protein MRNRSKKSSIVFVTLVSAFFFCSVLVVSSLSPLADFGPNANQFNSLGMWKSIGTILLFYSVPLLLYIAGIRAIRFIMAILCGMGIFINLVILAVVYMIIHTSDYHAYSFLGVIIVCMALIITNIIWFFVAFRSKRNSTYTLNAN from the coding sequence ATGAGAAATCGATCAAAAAAATCCAGTATTGTATTTGTTACACTCGTTTCTGCTTTCTTCTTCTGCTCTGTCCTAGTTGTTTCTTCCCTTTCGCCACTTGCTGATTTTGGACCGAATGCAAATCAGTTTAACTCTTTAGGCATGTGGAAATCCATCGGCACGATTTTACTATTTTATAGCGTACCTCTACTTCTTTATATAGCAGGAATACGTGCAATACGATTCATCATGGCTATTCTTTGTGGCATGGGAATATTCATCAATCTTGTAATACTTGCAGTCGTATATATGATCATACATACAAGTGACTATCATGCCTACTCTTTCTTAGGAGTCATCATCGTTTGCATGGCGCTAATCATCACAAATATCATTTGGTTTTTTGTTGCTTTTCGCTCAAAAAGAAATTCTACTTATACGCTAAATGCAAATTGA